One window of the Amycolatopsis mediterranei genome contains the following:
- a CDS encoding NAD-dependent epimerase/dehydratase family protein: MEIIGRGFMAKNLHEHGIDHPRTVILATGVATTTVTSPDDYGKDAAGLYDTLRRCRRTGERLVYLSTASGAMYGAADCPTREDDVVFPPLAYGRHKLAMEAVVASSGVEHLILRMTNLVGHNQRAHQLLPSLVAQVRSGRVRVYERAHRDLLDVEHAISMIDILLARGVTGQVVNLGSGVAVPIDDIIRHIENRLGRCVEREYCPQPPRTTSAVPVSLAKLTRLIPDVVTRFGLGPTYYERVLDRYLAAPVLT; the protein is encoded by the coding sequence GTGGAGATCATCGGACGCGGTTTCATGGCCAAGAACCTGCACGAGCACGGCATCGACCATCCGCGCACGGTCATCCTCGCCACCGGGGTCGCGACCACGACCGTGACCTCACCGGACGACTACGGCAAGGACGCGGCGGGGTTGTACGACACCCTCCGCCGCTGCCGCCGCACCGGCGAGCGGCTGGTGTACCTGTCGACGGCGTCGGGCGCGATGTACGGCGCGGCCGACTGCCCGACCCGCGAGGACGACGTGGTCTTCCCGCCGCTCGCCTACGGCCGGCACAAGCTGGCGATGGAGGCCGTGGTCGCCAGCTCCGGGGTGGAGCACCTGATCCTGCGGATGACCAACCTGGTCGGCCACAACCAGCGGGCCCACCAGCTGCTGCCGTCGCTGGTGGCCCAGGTGCGGTCGGGCCGGGTGCGCGTCTACGAGCGCGCGCACCGGGATCTGCTCGACGTCGAGCACGCGATCTCGATGATCGACATCCTGCTGGCGCGCGGGGTGACCGGGCAGGTGGTCAACCTCGGGTCCGGGGTGGCGGTGCCGATCGACGACATCATCCGGCACATCGAAAACCGGCTCGGCCGGTGCGTCGAACGCGAGTACTGTCCGCAGCCGCCGCGGACGACCTCGGCGGTGCCGGTCTCGCTGGCGAAGCTGACCCGGCTGATCCCCGACGTGGTGACCCGCTTCGGCCTCGGCCCGACGTACTACGAGCGCGTCCTCGACCGCTACCTGGCGGCGCCGGTCCTGACCTGA
- a CDS encoding ABC transporter ATP-binding protein produces MLKDTVIRTRGLRKKYRDAVALDVVDLDVEQGEIFALLGPNGAGKTTLTEILEGFRDRDAGEIDVLGEDPGKASLAWRTRVGVVLQNSQDYAQLTVLEVLTHFASFYPDARRPAELVDAVGLSGHEHKRAVQLSGGQRRRLDVALGLVGRPELLFLDEPTTGFDPEVRRQFWDLVAGLREEGTTILLTTHYLDEAEHLADRVGVLSKGAIVDVDTPARLGGRHLLEAVVSWTDADGPHEVRSPNPTRTVLELAARFGDDIPGLAVRRPTLEDVYLSMIGAAGD; encoded by the coding sequence ATGCTGAAGGACACCGTGATCAGGACGCGCGGCCTGCGGAAGAAGTACCGGGACGCCGTAGCGCTCGACGTCGTGGATCTCGATGTCGAACAGGGCGAGATCTTCGCGTTGCTCGGCCCGAACGGCGCCGGCAAGACGACGCTGACCGAGATCCTCGAGGGCTTCCGCGACCGGGACGCCGGGGAGATCGACGTGCTCGGCGAGGATCCCGGCAAGGCGAGCCTCGCCTGGCGCACGCGGGTGGGCGTGGTCCTGCAGAACTCGCAGGACTACGCGCAGCTGACGGTGCTCGAGGTGCTCACGCACTTCGCGTCGTTCTACCCGGACGCGCGGCGCCCGGCCGAGCTGGTCGACGCGGTCGGGCTGAGCGGCCACGAGCACAAGCGGGCCGTGCAGCTCTCCGGCGGCCAGCGGCGGCGGCTCGACGTGGCGCTCGGCCTGGTCGGCCGTCCGGAGCTGCTCTTCCTCGACGAGCCGACCACCGGCTTCGACCCCGAGGTGCGGCGGCAGTTCTGGGACCTGGTGGCGGGTCTGCGCGAAGAGGGCACCACGATCCTGCTGACCACGCACTACCTCGACGAAGCCGAGCACCTGGCCGACCGGGTCGGGGTGCTGAGCAAGGGCGCGATCGTGGACGTCGACACGCCGGCGCGCCTCGGCGGACGGCACCTGCTCGAGGCGGTCGTGTCCTGGACCGACGCCGACGGTCCGCACGAGGTGCGGAGCCCGAACCCGACGCGGACCGTGCTGGAGCTGGCCGCGCGGTTCGGCGACGACATCCCCGGCCTCGCCGTCCGGCGGCCGACCCTCGAAGACGTCTACCTGAGCATGATCGGAGCAGCCGGTGACTGA
- a CDS encoding sensor histidine kinase, translating to MTSAEKDASGQGWLLRILLGWHASFALMGVVLVVLAAFERDPWFVYAVVALIGVAYAVVGAPALGGTAPAGYGWLFLALAFAGTLGMVAVDGLMSIALYVLLPAAFALLQPIRIAVWACLAVTLASDVLILGRRGWTPGAVSDVAVQTATVWLFALLVGFFVTQLLTENRRRGELIAELENVRSELTESYHEAGVQSERYRLAQEIHDTVGQGLTSLLMLIRAADAAIPADPERAHERLALAQKTATENLAEVRAVISASGPAGLSASPLDVAIGKVVARLGQELGIEASAEVLGEPRAPSTDVQVVLLRAVQEALANVRKHAHATRVRVRVRYHARSVQLEVADNGRGFVTGGPSGFGLAGMRARVEQVSGMMTVSSTPGSGTTIKIEVSC from the coding sequence GTGACATCCGCGGAGAAGGACGCCAGCGGGCAGGGCTGGCTGCTGCGGATCCTGCTGGGGTGGCACGCGTCCTTCGCGCTGATGGGGGTCGTGCTCGTCGTGCTCGCCGCGTTCGAGCGCGACCCCTGGTTCGTCTACGCCGTGGTCGCGCTCATCGGCGTCGCCTACGCCGTGGTGGGCGCGCCCGCGCTGGGCGGCACGGCGCCGGCCGGGTACGGCTGGCTCTTCCTCGCGCTGGCTTTCGCCGGGACGCTGGGGATGGTGGCCGTCGACGGGCTGATGTCGATCGCCTTGTACGTGCTCCTGCCCGCGGCGTTCGCCTTGCTGCAGCCCATCCGGATCGCGGTGTGGGCCTGCCTCGCCGTCACCCTGGCGAGTGATGTCCTGATCCTCGGCCGGCGCGGCTGGACGCCGGGCGCGGTTTCCGACGTTGCCGTGCAGACCGCGACCGTGTGGCTGTTCGCACTGCTCGTGGGCTTCTTCGTGACCCAGCTGCTCACCGAGAACCGGCGGCGGGGGGAGCTGATCGCCGAGCTGGAGAACGTCCGCAGTGAACTGACCGAGTCCTACCACGAGGCGGGCGTCCAGTCCGAACGCTACCGGCTCGCGCAGGAGATCCACGACACGGTCGGGCAGGGCCTGACCAGCCTGCTGATGCTGATCCGCGCGGCCGACGCGGCCATCCCCGCCGACCCGGAGCGGGCGCACGAACGGCTCGCGCTGGCGCAGAAGACGGCGACGGAAAACCTGGCCGAAGTGCGCGCCGTGATCAGCGCGTCCGGGCCCGCCGGGCTGAGCGCGTCGCCGCTCGACGTGGCGATCGGCAAGGTCGTCGCCCGGCTGGGGCAGGAGCTGGGCATCGAAGCGAGCGCGGAAGTGCTCGGCGAGCCGCGGGCGCCGTCCACCGACGTCCAGGTGGTGCTGCTGCGCGCGGTGCAGGAGGCGCTGGCCAACGTGCGCAAGCACGCCCACGCCACCCGCGTGCGCGTGCGGGTCCGCTACCACGCCCGGTCGGTGCAGCTGGAGGTCGCCGACAACGGCCGCGGCTTCGTGACCGGCGGTCCTTCGG
- a CDS encoding ABC transporter permease, which produces MTETKAADRAVRLPVPAWRIGLARGSLEIKQFFREKGQVIFTFALPVIMLVLLASIFRGRIGDTGVDAQQIYVTGMLGVGILSTSFQSMVLQVAGERANGTLKRLRGTPMPRSAYFVGKIAVVLVSSLGQAVVLLGVGTLFFGLHLPSDAAHWLTFLWVYVLGIVACTLLGLAYSSVVPAASAGAMVFLPVITLQFISGVFIPFNQLPDVLQKIAAVFPLKWLCQGMRSVFLPDAFQQYEPGMSWGHGRVALVLAGYGVLGLVLCLTTFRWKGRDDG; this is translated from the coding sequence GTGACTGAGACGAAAGCCGCGGACCGGGCGGTCCGGCTCCCCGTGCCCGCGTGGCGGATCGGGCTGGCGCGCGGCTCGCTGGAGATCAAGCAGTTCTTCCGCGAGAAGGGCCAGGTGATCTTCACCTTCGCCCTGCCGGTGATCATGCTGGTGCTGCTGGCGAGCATCTTCCGGGGCCGGATCGGCGACACCGGCGTGGACGCCCAGCAGATCTACGTCACCGGGATGCTCGGAGTCGGCATCCTGTCGACCTCGTTCCAGAGCATGGTGCTCCAGGTGGCGGGCGAGCGCGCGAACGGCACGCTGAAGCGGCTGCGCGGCACGCCGATGCCGCGCAGCGCCTACTTCGTGGGCAAGATCGCGGTCGTGCTGGTGTCCAGCCTCGGCCAGGCGGTGGTGCTGCTCGGGGTCGGCACCCTCTTCTTCGGCCTGCACCTGCCGTCCGATGCGGCGCACTGGCTGACGTTCCTGTGGGTCTACGTGCTCGGCATCGTCGCGTGCACGCTGCTCGGCCTCGCCTATTCGAGCGTGGTGCCCGCCGCGAGCGCGGGCGCGATGGTGTTCCTGCCGGTGATCACCCTGCAGTTCATCTCCGGCGTGTTCATCCCGTTCAACCAGCTGCCCGACGTGCTGCAGAAGATCGCCGCGGTGTTCCCGCTCAAGTGGCTCTGCCAGGGCATGCGCTCGGTGTTCCTGCCGGACGCCTTCCAGCAGTACGAGCCCGGGATGTCCTGGGGGCACGGGCGGGTCGCGCTGGTGCTCGCCGGGTACGGCGTGCTTGGGTTGGTCCTGTGCCTGACGACGTTCCGCTGGAAGGGTCGCGACGACGGGTGA